In one Syntrophales bacterium genomic region, the following are encoded:
- the smpB gene encoding SsrA-binding protein SmpB: MAKKEQEKVIATNKKARLEYHIDETYEAGIVLLGTEVKAIREGRVNLKDSYAAIKNGEVFLYDMHISPYTYGNIYNHDPLRTRKLLLHKHEIRRLYGKTKEKGFTLIPLKLYFKNKKIKVELGVARGKKLYDRREEIRRKDEKRLLEREMHFRKF, translated from the coding sequence ATGGCGAAGAAAGAACAGGAGAAGGTAATAGCTACCAATAAGAAGGCGAGGCTGGAGTATCATATCGATGAAACGTATGAAGCGGGCATAGTGCTCCTTGGAACTGAGGTTAAGGCCATACGGGAAGGACGTGTAAATCTAAAGGACAGCTACGCTGCTATAAAGAATGGTGAGGTATTTCTGTATGATATGCACATAAGTCCCTATACCTATGGGAACATATACAACCATGATCCATTGAGGACGAGGAAACTATTGCTTCATAAACATGAGATAAGGAGACTATACGGAAAAACAAAAGAGAAAGGTTTTACCTTGATTCCCCTTAAGCTTTATTTTAAAAATAAAAAGATTAAGGTGGAGTTAGGTGTGGCCCGGGGTAAGAAGCTCTATGATAGAAGAGAAGAAATAAGAAGGAAGGATGAAAAAAGACTCTTAGAGAGGGAAATGCATTTCCGTAAATTCTGA
- a CDS encoding 4Fe-4S binding protein has translation MDKIIRKIIEINEDLCNGCGNCVTSCSEGALQIIDGKAKIISEFFCDGLGACVGECSTGALRIVERYAYPFNEEVVKKHLDQKKDATMSCDCPSAHIRSFDKSLVCKSVNGPEKFYSMLEKSALSHWPIKIKLIPASAPFLKGAHLLVLTDCTAVVHPSLHRDLIKNRVVMMGCPKFDNVMEYVQKFTDIFLTAEVKSVTVAFMEVPCCSNLLMIVKRGMKAADKKIPLEKTVLNLGK, from the coding sequence ATGGATAAAATTATTCGCAAAATTATTGAAATTAATGAGGATCTCTGCAACGGGTGCGGAAATTGCGTTACAAGCTGTTCAGAAGGTGCACTCCAAATCATTGATGGCAAGGCCAAAATCATTTCGGAATTTTTCTGCGATGGTCTGGGTGCCTGCGTAGGTGAGTGTTCTACAGGTGCGTTACGAATTGTTGAGCGGTATGCGTATCCCTTCAATGAAGAAGTGGTCAAAAAGCACCTGGACCAGAAGAAAGATGCAACGATGTCCTGCGACTGCCCTTCAGCACATATTCGATCCTTTGACAAATCCCTTGTCTGCAAATCAGTTAATGGGCCGGAAAAATTTTACAGTATGCTTGAAAAATCGGCTCTTTCCCATTGGCCTATTAAGATTAAATTGATCCCTGCCTCAGCTCCCTTTCTCAAAGGTGCCCATCTGCTTGTCCTCACCGACTGTACGGCAGTTGTGCATCCATCCTTACACCGTGACTTAATCAAGAACAGGGTGGTCATGATGGGTTGCCCGAAATTCGACAATGTCATGGAGTATGTGCAAAAGTTTACAGATATCTTCCTTACCGCCGAGGTCAAAAGCGTGACAGTTGCTTTTATGGAGGTACCCTGCTGTTCAAACTTGCTCATGATTGTCAAAAGAGGAATGAAAGCGGCAGACAAAAAGATTCCTCTTGAAAAAACTGTCCTTAATTTAGGAAAGTAG
- the hcp gene encoding hydroxylamine reductase, whose translation MFCNQCQETIKNQGCTVRGFCGKQESTANLQDLLVYLCKGISVYAEKLPKVERTTGRFVCKSLFVTITNVAWDDEAILLKIEEALKVRDRVRAGAASLVLGHLPDCAVWTPRNKEDIFTKATADEVRINISPDEDIRSLRSLLVFGLKGIGAYADHAAVLGYESDDIYRFVFQALVATTRDLSADELVEFIIKAGETAVKTIALLDKANTETYGHPEITHVNIGVRNNPGILISGHDLKDLEDLLEQTKGTGVDVYTHGEMLPAHYYPAFKKHSHLVGNYGSSWWHQNEDFEHFNGPIILTTNCLIPVKKENTYLNRLFTTGNVSYPGAVHIPDRPKSGAKDFSQVIALAKACPPPKEVEKGTIVGGFAHNQILALADKIVEAVKSGTIKRFIVMAGCDGRHRTRNYYTEVAQYLPKDTVILTAGCAKYRYNKLSLGDIGGIPRVLDAGQCNDSYSLVVIALKLKELLNLKDINELPISFNIAWYEQKAVAVLLALLSLGVKGMRLGPTLPGFLTPNITKVLVEKFDIKTIGDVQTDVEAMMKGT comes from the coding sequence ATGTTTTGTAATCAGTGTCAGGAAACCATAAAAAACCAGGGCTGTACCGTCAGAGGATTTTGCGGCAAACAGGAATCAACTGCAAACCTTCAGGATTTACTCGTTTACCTCTGTAAGGGGATTTCGGTGTACGCTGAAAAACTACCAAAGGTGGAGAGAACAACGGGGCGTTTCGTCTGTAAGTCCCTTTTCGTCACCATCACAAACGTCGCATGGGATGACGAGGCTATCCTACTAAAGATAGAGGAAGCGTTAAAGGTACGTGACAGGGTAAGAGCCGGCGCCGCTTCGCTCGTTTTAGGACATTTGCCCGACTGCGCTGTGTGGACGCCGAGAAACAAAGAAGACATTTTTACAAAAGCGACCGCAGATGAAGTACGCATCAACATCTCCCCAGACGAGGATATTCGGTCGCTGAGATCGCTTCTTGTTTTTGGACTTAAAGGAATCGGTGCGTATGCTGATCACGCCGCAGTGTTGGGGTATGAAAGCGACGATATTTATCGTTTCGTCTTTCAGGCATTGGTAGCCACTACACGCGACCTTTCAGCAGATGAACTTGTGGAGTTTATCATAAAGGCAGGCGAGACAGCGGTAAAAACGATTGCGCTTCTTGATAAGGCAAATACTGAAACCTACGGCCATCCAGAAATCACGCATGTTAATATAGGCGTGAGGAACAACCCAGGAATTTTGATTTCCGGTCATGACCTGAAAGATTTGGAAGATTTGCTTGAACAAACAAAAGGTACCGGCGTGGATGTGTATACGCATGGTGAGATGTTGCCAGCTCACTACTACCCCGCTTTTAAAAAACACTCCCATCTTGTCGGCAATTATGGTTCTTCATGGTGGCATCAGAACGAGGACTTTGAACATTTCAACGGGCCAATTATTTTAACAACGAATTGCCTCATACCTGTGAAAAAAGAAAACACCTATCTAAACCGGCTTTTCACAACAGGAAACGTCAGTTATCCAGGAGCTGTCCATATCCCGGATAGGCCTAAGAGTGGTGCGAAAGACTTCTCCCAAGTAATTGCTTTGGCTAAAGCTTGCCCTCCCCCTAAAGAGGTTGAGAAAGGCACGATTGTCGGTGGTTTTGCCCATAACCAGATTTTGGCACTCGCGGACAAGATAGTGGAGGCAGTGAAGTCAGGGACAATAAAACGATTTATCGTCATGGCCGGTTGCGATGGTCGACACAGGACACGCAACTATTATACAGAAGTGGCCCAATACCTACCTAAAGATACCGTGATTTTGACGGCTGGATGTGCCAAATACCGTTATAACAAACTGTCATTGGGCGATATTGGCGGTATCCCTCGTGTGCTCGATGCTGGCCAATGTAATGATTCTTACTCTTTGGTTGTGATCGCGCTCAAGCTCAAGGAGCTTTTAAATCTTAAAGACATTAATGAATTACCCATTTCTTTTAACATCGCCTGGTACGAGCAAAAAGCGGTAGCCGTTCTGCTTGCCCTCCTTTCTCTGGGCGTAAAGGGTATGCGGCTAGGTCCGACTCTGCCTGGATTTTTGACTCCTAACATCACCAAAGTTTTGGTGGAAAAATTCGACATAAAAACAATCGGGGATGTTCAAACGGATGTCGAGGCGATGATGAAGGGAACGTGA